One Citrus sinensis cultivar Valencia sweet orange chromosome 5, DVS_A1.0, whole genome shotgun sequence genomic window, GTTTCTCCGTCTGCGTATTACTGCCGTTTCTTCGAAACCAATGTTTGTTCAAATTCTAAAAAACGAAAACGGAAGCAGAAGAAAGCTCACATGCTCAACGAAAGAGAACTTGCTGCCGACCAACGCCACCGGGTAATTAAACTATTCcctaattttacattttcccGCCAATTTTGCTTTCGTTAAAAACGACAGTTGTGCTGATTTGGTTCACGCTTTTCTTGCAGGAAGTGAAACCATTGCTACTGATAGCACATGAAGCTCTATTAGCAGCTATtgatcttttaaattttgtgggAAAATTAAACGGAGATTTTGGTTCTTCAATGAAATGTGGTGTTGAAGAATCATTTATTGAGCTTGGGAGAGTGTGGCAAGCCCCTATGTATGAGATAACTCTCAATTTTAATCAATGTAATAAATCAGAAAATCTTACTACTGTACAGAAGTTTCTAATTACTTTAATCGACAGTTCTCTTTGTACTACTCAACTCTGTAGCTTCTTTAGTACTTTTGTTAATGGATTTTCTTTAGCATCTTTAATGAAGCTGTTTGTCCAATTAAGCATGAGTTTTAGATTATtgaatcatttattattgctttCACAGGTTCTGTTATTGATCAATTTCGTGAACCAAGAGTGCTTCCTCTATTCAATAACTTGGTCGCTAATGAGACTGGTGATGATGTAGAGGCGGAAATTCTTGACAGAACATATATATTACCAAGAGAAAGTTGTTTCTTCATGGTATGTTATTAGTTTTGAccatttatgttttctttaagACAGAATCAGAagtaaatattgaaatattgtgtatttttaattgtattgtaGTAATAATTGATGTGTGGAAGTTATTTTTTGTATGACTATTGTTAATACTTGAAAGAAGTTTGTCTTACATGCTTtcttgttttatcttttatcaTGATGAAGTCTGATCTGGGGCAGATTCACAATCTTATTCCTGGTAATTTCTGCTTAcgagctttttttttatttggcgCGTTTGTTTCCATTTATGCATGCAACATGGTTTTTACTGGCAAAATCTTAGGCACTCTGTAATACTGCCATGAAAAGTTGATTGACAgcttattgataaaaatataattctcCTAGGGGACACAGCTCCATTTTATGTTTACTATTGATTGTTAACATCAATTATAGATATTAAATGTTGAAGGCAGTCATGGATTTAAACCTCCAGCAATTTGTTTGTGCCTCATGGAGACTCTTATACTATTCTTGACTCTTCAATATGATCTAGTTACCCTTATGATCCATAGCTCCTCTGCACTATCATATAGAATTCAATTAGATGCCAGAGAAAGTTTTAGTTTGTGCATCTAACTTTTATTATCAACAAAGTAATCTTTACtttttagcctttttttttcccctcttgcAGCTGACTCTGATTGTGGCTTCAATCTTATAGTCATTGATCCTCCATGGGAAAATGGAAGCGCTCGTCAAAAATCAGTGTActgaatcaaatttttatgtgattgAAATTGGGATTTTGGATGTTGGAAGTTTTCTGCTGATAacttatttatgaattttcttcatttgctTTGCGTATCTAGAACTTCCATGTCAATGGCAGGGCAGTTTCAAGTTGCAACATTTCTCATTTCTATTAAAGTCAAATATGAAGTAATTTTAGGTTATAGATACCATATCCTGGAAAATTGGGCTGAATAATTATGTTGATGTTATTTCTCTTGTCACTATAGGTACCCAACTCTGCCAAATCGGTACTTCTTATCCCTCCCAATTAAGCAACTTACTCATTCAGAGGGAGCACTTGTTGCCTTATGGATGACCAATCGTGAGAAACTGCGTGATTTTGTTGAGAAAGAGCTGTTTCCCACATGGGGAGTCAAATACGTGGCCACCTTTTACTGGTTGAAGGTGATCTTTCCCCTTTCTCGTTCTCTTACTTTGGttacaaattaataacattCCTAAATCATAATGACAATTGTCCAAGTACTCAAATGCTGCAGGTGAAGCTAGATGGCTCGCTGATTAGTGATTTGGACCTCTTTCATCATAGACCCTATGAATACCTTCTTCTGGGTTACTGTTCTGGGGTGGTGAGTCTAACAGTGGTAACGCGCATAACTGTGATTTTTAACCTCTTgtcaataagaaaaatttcttgcaaGGTATTATTTTAGTCCTTATGCCTTTGATTATTTTTGAGGTTGCCAGCTCTGAACACAACTCAACACTTCAAGCTGTGAAAGGTAATCAAGTCATCATAAGCATTCCGGGAGATTACTCGAGGAAACCTCCAATTAGAGGTATTCTTTTACTGCAATTAAAAGCCAATGAAAAACTGGAgctctcttttaatttttttttttatatttttctccaCATGCACCAAATATACTGTACCATGCGCTTATCAGATTGGCAATTAACTATTCCTCTAGCAAAATTATGTTCCTGTTGTTTGATTATTATCTTATTGTTTTCTGATATCTTccgtaataatttttttttttcaatttttcgtTTGATGATCCCTTCAAGATTATGATTTATGAGTAAATATTTTGACTAGACATATTATTGTGATCTCTTGTTTTAACGTCTGAGAAACCAATAATCTTTTATCAACATTTAcattttgtaacttttttGGTTATTCCTTGCTATTAGAGTTGCTTCTGGAGCATGTTCCTGGGCCCAAGCCTGCTCGATGCATTGAACTATTTGCCAGAGAAATGACAGCTGGGTGGTGTTCTTGGGGGAATGAACCTCTTCACTTTCAGGAATCAAGATACTTTCTGGGAGATTAGATGAATAATAATCTAGatgaaggtttttttttttttctattttttctttttcagggATTTTGTCTTTGAATTTGTGTCATTCCTGTTTTTAAAGAGATATGGGTTGACTACGATTTGTTGGTGCAGCTGATTACAAGATTCCAGATACATGTGGTGTGACAATAGAGATGATTGTAATAATGATTTGTACATAGAGGGCAGGAAACATGTCATTCTGATTTGTCATTTGACTGTTTTTGTTGTCCTGAGTTGCCCACTtaaatgcataattaaaatatcaacatGATACTGTTGTGAACCTGTCCTTGCCTGCTTGGTCGAGGAGTTTAGAAATTTCAGCCCTGAACAAGTACATTATATTATCTTGTGTATGAATCTTCTGATTCCAACGGGAAGCTGTCTTGCTTGAGCCTTGAAGTACATAAATGTCTTTGCAGGCATGGCATGCCTGGAGCTGGACAGCTTATTTTCATTCCTTTTCTTCGTGACTCAAGTTAATCATGCAACTATTGATCGGAAGCTGAAGATCCAAGAATCACATGTATGATTTTGATGGATAAACAAAGCTTGCTTGGTGTTTTCAGCCAATCACTCGAGATAGTGCAGCGGCCTCGGGTCTCGGTTCTGTACTTTTGTTTCTCTCCCGCTCAAGTAAGTGACTTCTTTTAGAACATCTAATTGATTTCACAGTTTATTGGACGACAGCTTTCGTCATCATTAATCAACAGACAACAATGCCCAAACCCCAGCAGCAGCGATTGAGTTTTAGCGAGTAGATTGATTGAAATAATTGGTTAGAGTTGTGAAAATTCAATAATGACCCAATAACAATCAGAATGGCAAGTGCTTCGCCTTTTATTGTCTatcttctcaaaaataaaataaaataaaatttgaagcaaCTGCTGTACAGCAATTGTTCTCTGCCTTCACCAATGAGGTCGTTTGTAGTGTAGTGGTGAGTATTCTGGCTGTCATTGTATAATACAGCAGAACCtcaatgttaataatttataaatttattaaaaaaaattaaaattttatttttctataggacccattgaataaataaattaataattatctatatTATTTACCTTATACTGTGTCAAGGTATACATACAGTAAAATcttgatattaataatttgataaatttataaaataataattttttaaaaatcttatttttctatacccatttaatatataaattaacaattaccTGTTTTTGTAAGATATGTTTCAATGTTGTTTGTAGtttcttgaaattgaattggaattggatttcattttcaattctttttgtaatgcgaaattttaatttgcactTATATTTTACAACAACTGCTAGATAGGCTTTATATGTCATAAACCTCTataatagtttaattaatatctGTGTAAGATAGCTAATtactattcaaataaaatataataaataataaataagataaacaagtactataaatgtgaaaaaaataaagaattcattcataaattaatagtttattaatttgtcgaagttttttttatcactATACTCTtggtcaaaataataatataataatagtctactcattttcattgtttagataataaagaaagaaaaataatttccaaTCGTAAAGTTTCATTGGATGGGTCCGGTTCGGACATTGTGGACCCCATGTCATGACTTTTTGATTGGTCATGACTCGTGACTATGTACATGAACTGTACACGCAGTCCAACACACATACAATAACTTTGTTACCTGCACATGTATCAACAAATTCACGTTGATCATAACCCTCAAATCACCAAACTGCTCCCCTAACTTTACACTAATCATTCCCCATACATGTGATACAGCCAATCCTAGACCACCCATCAAAAAGCATTCCAACAATTTACAGTGCACCTGCGCACAGATTAACAACTCCAAAAGACACAGCCCACACTACATCTTTTATGTTTCCATTCCTCCTTGCAAACCAGAAAAGATTCTTCTACAGCGAAGGGAAAGCGTATTCCTCGTGGCCATTTTAGCCTTTTAGGTCTAGAGAGAGGCGGGCTTCGTCGGAAAATGACGTCAGACGGTGCCACATCGACGTCGGCAGCTCGGAGGAAGCCGACGTGGAGGGAGAGGGAGAACAATAggaggagagagagaaggaGAAGAGCTATAGCCGCTAAGATTTACACTGGGTTGAGGGCTCAGGGAAACTATAATTTGCCCAAGCACTGTGATAATAATGAAGTTTTGAAAGCTCTATGTGCAGAAGCTGGCTGGGTTGTTGAGGAAGACGGCACCACTTATCGCAAAGTAAAGTAACCTTGgcactcttcttcttcttcttcgtcttcttttttttccaattatttACTAGTTATGTGTGGGTTAGATCTGTAAGGTGTGTCGTcaattttggttatttttgctCTTAAAAATAGCTAGTCCATTAATTTCGCAGACCAGAACCTATTAATCTAGTCAAAACCATCATCTAGGAAAGTACCTTTGCCCTTTAggtttttccctttttttttttttggatttatgatttttgagGAGAAATTGGACAAGGATATATTAGGATTTATGAAGGCAATATAGATGTTATAGCTCTGCTGCTGTTGCATCTTcttaactttttattaatttcgtTTTTATGATCTGACTTTAAGAGGAGTATTGTGAATTTTTATGCAATTACGTGAATTAATGTGATGAACTTCATTGActaatttcaatataattcaaCTCTTGAGTTTTCCATTAATTATCCCTTATTTAATAATCCTACCATCTGTTTCATGGctaattattacaaatatcCAGGGAACGAGGCCTCCTCCTATTGATATAGCAAGTACTTCAGCCAGAGTTACCCCTTACTCTTCCCAGAATCCAAGTCCTTTATCTTCATCCTTTCCGAGCCCAGTTCCATCATATCCGACTAGTCCTACTCGTGGTGATGCCAACAACCCATCTAGCCTCCTCCCGTTCCTCCGAAATGCAATCCCTTCATCACTTCCTCCTCTTCGGATCTCAAACAGTGCCCCAGTGACTCCACCCTTGTCATCCCCTACAAAAAGTAAACCAATTCCCAATTGGGAGTCTATGGCCAAAGAATCCATGTCTGCCCTCAATTACCCTTTCTACGCTATTTCTGCCCCAGCTAGTCCAATTCACCGTCAACTGTATGCTCCAGCAGCTACGATACATGAATGCGATGAATCTGATACATCCACTGTTGACTCTGGTCACTGGATAAGCTTCAAAAAATTTGCACCTTCTGCTTCTGGGGTGCCAACCTCTCCAACCTTCAATCTTGTAAGACATGTGGCTCAACCAAGTTTTGCCAATGAAGCTCTCAAGGAGAAGGGGCGAGGTTCGGAGTTTCAGTTTGAGAGTGCACCAGTGAAGCCATGGGAAGGGGAAAAGATTCATGATGTAGGAATGGAGGATCTGGATCTTTCACTTGGAATTGGGAAGGCTCAGAGTTAAGCTAAGCAAGGCCAGCTGATGCCGACATGTAAGAATTTTAGGATGGAAGAACGTGATTCTTTGGTTGGTTTCTGATTCATGCAGTTGGGAGGTGAAGAGCATTTCTCTACTTTCACTTCTATCTACTCACTCAACTCACTGGGCTTGCCATATCTTGAATCGAATTTGGTTTGTGGGAGGAATCAAGCTATCTTCTTCAATattatttaagttaatttattttcttttttaattttcatttgatgtTCACCTTCCCTTAAATCGGATATTCAGGATGTTTCACAAGCATTACGTGTGTAGATACTGTCTGAATGTTAATGCCTTGATGTGCaagttattttctttgtaaaattCGGTAAAACTTTTACAGCTCAAAACCATTTTTGTGCATGGCTAGCGTCGTTAATGGATGTATCTTGTTGGAGAAGAGGGGggatttcattaaattaaactcTCTTGGCGACAATTGGATAAGGTGCATCCCACTGAGAGGAAAAGAAATGCTGTCATTAGAAAGTGGTAGCGTATCTATTTGACCTGAGTTTTACTGAAGTTCCTATTTGGATGATCATGTTCCTCAATAGGCTCAATTAGATTTTGTTGTTGGACTCGTGACAGATGATTGGTGTTTCGATGGCGTTGCCCGACAAATCCATGTTCACTTACACACACATTATTTCCTATAACAAGCAAAACGGAATAAACAAACTGAATTATTGGATGGAGGAGTTCTGGTCCTATTTATaactcttaatttttatttttattttattttaagaaaataccACTTTCTTGTTCAACAAAGTGAATACATACAATATTTGTGCTGAAAATATATCCTGGCATAAAGATTTTGTTTAacacatataatatttgtgCTGGAAATATATCCTGCCATAAAATGAGATTGAATAGACTGATCCACACTTTGTATTTTTCCAAGGTCTGGAGCTCTAAAGTTTCAAATTTACCATAAAACCTAAATCTCTTAACTGGAGGCTTCTATTTTGTTGTCAAAATAGGGCAAGCAACTACCTTTAACATGGCATGCTTTATGTTATGTCATTAA contains:
- the LOC102622541 gene encoding methyltransferase-like protein 2 isoform X1, encoding MENAKLYHVHELSKFLDSGIYRFENSNAVFIDPVRVLNRSYTRFKVSPSAYYCRFFETNVCSNSKKRKRKQKKAHMLNERELAADQRHREVKPLLLIAHEALLAAIDLLNFVGKLNGDFGSSMKCGVEESFIELGRVWQAPMYEITLNFNQCSVIDQFREPRVLPLFNNLVANETGDDVEAEILDRTYILPRESCFFMSDLGQIHNLIPADSDCGFNLIVIDPPWENGSARQKSVYPTLPNRYFLSLPIKQLTHSEGALVALWMTNREKLRDFVEKELFPTWGVKYVATFYWLKVKLDGSLISDLDLFHHRPYEYLLLGYCSGVVSLTVVASSEHNSTLQAVKGNQVIISIPGDYSRKPPIRELLLEHVPGPKPARCIELFAREMTAGWCSWGNEPLHFQESRYFLGD
- the LOC102622541 gene encoding methyltransferase-like protein 2 isoform X2; translation: MENAKLYHVHELSKFLDSGIYRFENSNAVFIDPVRVLNRSYTRFKVSPSAYYCRFFETNVCSNSKKRKRKQKKAHMLNERELAADQRHREVKPLLLIAHEALLAAIDLLNFVGKLNGDFGSSMKCGVEESFIELGRVWQAPMYEITLNFNQCSVIDQFREPRVLPLFNNLVANETGDDVEAEILDRTYILPRESCFFMSDLGQIHNLIPADSDCGFNLIVIDPPWENGSARQKSVYPTLPNRYFLSLPIKQLTHSEGALVALWMTNREKLRDFVEKELFPTWGVKYVATFYWLKVKLDGSLISDLDLFHHRPYEYLLLGYCSGVVASSEHNSTLQAVKGNQVIISIPGDYSRKPPIRELLLEHVPGPKPARCIELFAREMTAGWCSWGNEPLHFQESRYFLGD
- the LOC102623539 gene encoding protein BRASSINAZOLE-RESISTANT 1, with amino-acid sequence MTSDGATSTSAARRKPTWRERENNRRRERRRRAIAAKIYTGLRAQGNYNLPKHCDNNEVLKALCAEAGWVVEEDGTTYRKGTRPPPIDIASTSARVTPYSSQNPSPLSSSFPSPVPSYPTSPTRGDANNPSSLLPFLRNAIPSSLPPLRISNSAPVTPPLSSPTKSKPIPNWESMAKESMSALNYPFYAISAPASPIHRQLYAPAATIHECDESDTSTVDSGHWISFKKFAPSASGVPTSPTFNLVRHVAQPSFANEALKEKGRGSEFQFESAPVKPWEGEKIHDVGMEDLDLSLGIGKAQS